A window of Pseudophryne corroboree isolate aPseCor3 chromosome 12, aPseCor3.hap2, whole genome shotgun sequence contains these coding sequences:
- the LOC134980816 gene encoding olfactory receptor 5V1-like, which produces MGDLNQTSADSFILLGLSNVPYLQDICFLMFLLMYITTLSGNLLLIIVMRINPKLHSPMYFFLSNLSVIDLCFSSSIVPVILINTLAKDKSISRLGCATQMFISLALGTTECIILAVMAYDRFAAICKPLYYNIIMNKKLCFCLAAGSWSVGFINSIIHVALTFQLPFCRSHHVNHFFCEVPPFLRLSCRDTQLNDIALYISVVIIAVSTFLLTLISYVHIISTILKIHYSQGRYKAFSTCTSHLNVVTLFYGTSIVIYLQLQSRYSHETDKIVSILYTAVTPMLNPFIYSVRNKDVIETIMNNLRRKQNL; this is translated from the coding sequence ATGGGCGATTTAAACCAAACTTCTGCAGACAGCTTCATTCTACTTGGATTATCTAATGTTCCTTACCTCCAGGATATCTGTTTCCTTATGTTCTTGTTGATGTATATTACCACACTATCAGGAAATCTTCTACTGATTATTGTAATGAGGATCAACCCAAAACTACACAGTCCCATGTACTTCTTCCTGAGTAACCTCTCTGTTATTGATTTGTGTTTCTCCTCTTCCATAGTACCCGTAATCCTAATAAATACCCTAGCCAAGGACAAGAGTATTTCCCGATTAGGGTGTGCAACCCAGATGTTCATCTCATTAGCATTAGGGACAACCGAATGTATAATACTGGCCGTCATGGCCTATGATAGGTTTGCTGCCATCTGTAAGCCGTTGTACTACAACATCATCATGAACAAGAAATTGTGCTTTTGTTTAGCTGCTGGGTCGTGGAGTGTGGGCTTCATCAACTCCATCATTCATGTGGCCCTCACATTCCAACTGCCATTCTGCAGGTCCCACCATGTCAACCACTTCTTCTGTGAGGTACCTCCATTCCTGAGATTGTCCTGCAGAGATACTCAGCTCAATGACATAGCACTGTATATATCGGTAGTGATTATCGCTGTAAGTACTTTCTTGTTGACTCTCATTTCCTATGTCCATATTATCTCCACCATTTTGAAGATCCATTATTCCCAAGGGAGGTATAAAGCTTTCTCCACATGTACCTCCCACCTCAATGTTGTCACCCTCTTCTATGGGACATCTATAGTAATATATCTACAGCTCCAATCCAGATACTCTCATGAAACAGACAAGATTGTGTCTATTCTCTATACAGCAGTGACTCCAATGTTGAACCCCTTCATATACAGTGTGAGGAATAAGGATGTGATAGAGACAATAATGAATAATTTGAGGAGGAAACAAAATCTCTAA